One genomic window of Polynucleobacter sp. HIN11 includes the following:
- the senB gene encoding selenoneine biosynthesis selenosugar synthase SenB: MRRIEIVTPAPPGSLHGNRLTAKRWQGFLRQLGYRAPITESWSGKDADLLIALHAYRSYASIDAFKIAHPNRPLIIILTGTDLYRDMANHPEVHESMALADVLVVLQTEALRIVPAKWRHKATVIHQSVPQVPKQQKPTGQFSVSVIGHLRPEKDPFCIVRALPHLHSNSQITIQHLGMAMSREMEKTALQATKQYGRYIWHSMVSHRITLRTLAQSHIMVISSRMEGGAHVVSEAIAAGVPMLASKIPGNCGLLGKDYLGFFPVGDEKALARLLYRAETDQLFYKKLQDQVKKLQKLIQPKHERSSIGKLVTRLL; encoded by the coding sequence ATGCGCCGCATCGAAATTGTTACCCCGGCTCCCCCTGGGAGCCTTCATGGAAATCGTCTAACCGCCAAACGATGGCAAGGGTTTTTAAGACAACTTGGCTATCGAGCACCCATCACTGAATCCTGGTCCGGTAAAGATGCCGACCTCTTGATTGCCCTTCACGCTTACCGAAGTTATGCGTCAATTGATGCATTTAAGATAGCTCACCCAAATCGTCCTTTAATTATCATTCTTACCGGTACAGACCTGTACCGAGATATGGCCAACCACCCTGAAGTTCATGAATCGATGGCATTGGCTGATGTATTGGTGGTTTTACAAACAGAGGCGTTGCGAATCGTTCCCGCAAAATGGCGTCATAAGGCTACGGTTATTCATCAGTCGGTACCTCAGGTACCTAAACAGCAGAAACCCACAGGTCAATTCAGCGTGAGTGTGATTGGGCATCTTCGCCCCGAGAAAGATCCCTTTTGTATCGTGCGCGCACTGCCCCACTTACATAGCAATAGTCAAATCACCATTCAACACTTGGGGATGGCCATGAGTAGGGAAATGGAAAAAACCGCACTGCAAGCCACCAAACAATATGGTCGCTATATCTGGCATAGTATGGTAAGCCATCGGATAACACTAAGGACTCTGGCGCAGAGTCATATCATGGTTATCTCCAGTCGCATGGAGGGTGGTGCTCATGTGGTTTCCGAGGCGATTGCGGCAGGTGTTCCGATGCTTGCCTCAAAAATACCAGGCAATTGTGGTCTGCTAGGAAAAGATTATTTGGGATTTTTTCCGGTTGGCGATGAAAAAGCCTTGGCCAGACTTCTGTACCGCGCGGAAACCGATCAATTGTTCTACAAAAAGCTTCAAGATCAAGTTAAGAAATTACAAAAGCTTATCCAACCCAAACATGAACGATCTTCTATAGGAAAACTAGTAACCCGCTTACTCTAA